The following are encoded together in the Glycine max cultivar Williams 82 chromosome 8, Glycine_max_v4.0, whole genome shotgun sequence genome:
- the LOC113002318 gene encoding uncharacterized protein gives MSLFKPISVTPRYSKLSKKFYGPFAITAAIRPIAYCLQLPVDSKIHPIFYMSLLKSHKGPPPFNISTLPQANTDNHPDVAPCVTTCLVATWDRTTTPPSLMVLVQWQGFALEDTSWEDWNALQSAYDLKDEVTFGGKGIDSNSNQGNNRPKRDMRRPTYLEDYA, from the exons ATGTCACTGTTCAAG CCAATTTCCGTTACACCTCGTTATTCTAAGCTCTCCAAGAAATTTTACGGTCCATTTGCTATCACCGCCGCCATCAGACCCATCGCCTATTGCTTGCAACTCCCGGTTGACTCAAAAATCCATCCAATATTCTACATGTCACTCCTCAAATCGCATAAGGGACCACCTCCTTTTAATATTTCCACCCTTCCCCAAGCCAACACCGACAACCAtcctgatgtagctccatgtgtaACGACCTGCCTCGTtgctacg TGGGACCGTACCACCACTCCACCTTCGCTCATGGTTTTGGTTCAATGGCAAGGTTTTGCTCTAGAAGACACCTCTTGGGAGGATTGGAATGCTCTTCAATCAGCTTATGACCTCAAGGATGAGGTCACATTTGGTGGGAAGGGTATTGATAGCAATTCCAACCAAGGGAATAACAGGCCCAAGAGAGACATGAGAAGACCCACTTACCTTGAGGATTACGCATGA